A genomic segment from Nocardiopsis sp. Huas11 encodes:
- a CDS encoding FBP domain-containing protein, protein MRPVTEREIRASFVNCSRGEAKRLALPRDLSESPWENLDFLGWRDHTAHERAYLVVEREEGLVGVALRLAGGRDGFRRSMCSVCLTTHPGQGVTLMVAPKAGKAGRDGNSVGLRMCADFACSLYVRGLKEPEPGGRFEESLTVEEKVTRAMDNLKGFVARLSA, encoded by the coding sequence ATGAGACCCGTGACCGAGCGCGAGATCCGCGCGTCCTTCGTGAACTGTTCCAGGGGAGAGGCCAAGCGCCTGGCCCTGCCGCGCGACCTCTCCGAGAGCCCGTGGGAGAACCTGGACTTCCTCGGCTGGCGCGACCACACCGCGCACGAGCGCGCCTATCTCGTCGTCGAGCGCGAGGAGGGGCTGGTGGGGGTGGCGCTGCGCCTGGCCGGCGGCCGTGACGGCTTCCGCCGCAGCATGTGCTCGGTGTGCCTGACCACCCATCCCGGCCAGGGGGTCACCCTGATGGTGGCGCCCAAGGCGGGCAAGGCGGGGCGCGACGGCAACTCGGTCGGCCTGCGCATGTGCGCGGACTTCGCGTGCTCGCTGTACGTGCGGGGGCTGAAGGAGCCCGAGCCCGGTGGCCGGTTCGAGGAGTCGCTGACCGTGGAGGAGAAGGTCACGCGGGCGATGGACAACCTGAAGGGGTTCGTCGCGCGGCTGTCCGCGTGA
- the fusA gene encoding elongation factor G, with amino-acid sequence MATTTLAQVRNIGIMAHIDAGKTTTTERILFYTGVSYKVGEVHDGNTTMDFLPEEREHGITITSAATTCHWPLNGVDHTVNIIDTPGHIDFTVEVERCLRVLDGAVAVFDGVAGVEPQSETVWRQANRYGVPRLCFVNKLDRVGADFHRCVAMITERLGAVPLVLHLPIGAEADFRGVVDLVRMRALVWPAAARPGDDYEVVDVPEELAEEARVWRARLLETLAEHDEELMELYVQGVEPADDRLHAAIRRVTVGSARGDGLLTPVVCGTAFKNKGVQPLLDAVVRYLPSPLDAGAVEGHDPRDPDPVVTRSPKEGEPMAALAFKISSDPHLGRLTFLRVYSGRIDAGSQVFNSPKGRKERIGKIYRMHADKREEIASVGAGDIVAVMGLKQTATGETLCDASAPVVLESMDFPDPVIEVSVEPRSQSDLDRLGTAIGRFVEEDPSLRVHTDAETGQTILGGMGELQLEMLVTRMRREFKVDAGVGRPQVSYRETIRRAVRDVDHTHRKQTGGKGQFARVRIAVEPIEGGGYEFVSRVTGGRVPKEFVPSVDEGCREAMRRGILAGFPMTGVRVTLLDGAFHTEDSSELAFRIAGLDAFKEAASRAEPVLLEPVMDVEVTTPEEYMGDVIGDLNARRGRVQAMADRYGAKAVSAVVPLSEMFGYVGDLRSRSSGRANFTMEFTSYAQVPEAVADTVIGRAA; translated from the coding sequence ATGGCCACCACGACGCTGGCCCAGGTCCGCAACATCGGGATCATGGCCCACATCGACGCGGGCAAGACGACGACGACCGAGCGCATCCTGTTCTACACCGGCGTCTCCTACAAGGTGGGCGAGGTCCACGACGGCAACACCACCATGGACTTCCTGCCCGAGGAGCGCGAGCACGGCATCACCATCACGTCCGCGGCCACGACCTGCCACTGGCCGCTGAACGGTGTCGACCACACCGTGAACATCATCGACACCCCGGGCCACATCGACTTCACCGTCGAGGTGGAGCGGTGTCTGCGCGTGCTCGACGGCGCGGTCGCGGTGTTCGACGGCGTGGCCGGTGTCGAGCCGCAGTCGGAGACCGTGTGGCGCCAGGCGAACCGCTACGGCGTGCCCCGCCTGTGCTTCGTCAACAAGCTCGACCGCGTCGGCGCCGACTTCCACCGGTGCGTCGCCATGATCACCGAACGCCTGGGCGCGGTGCCCCTGGTCCTGCATCTGCCCATCGGGGCCGAGGCGGACTTCCGCGGCGTGGTCGACCTCGTCCGGATGCGGGCGCTCGTCTGGCCGGCCGCGGCGCGGCCGGGCGACGACTACGAGGTCGTCGACGTCCCCGAGGAGCTGGCGGAGGAGGCACGGGTCTGGCGGGCACGCCTGCTGGAGACGCTCGCCGAGCACGACGAGGAGCTGATGGAGCTGTACGTCCAGGGCGTCGAGCCCGCGGACGACCGGCTGCACGCGGCGATCCGCCGGGTGACCGTCGGCTCCGCGCGCGGTGACGGCCTGCTCACCCCGGTGGTGTGCGGCACCGCGTTCAAGAACAAGGGGGTCCAGCCGCTGCTGGACGCCGTGGTCCGCTATCTGCCGTCCCCGCTGGACGCCGGGGCGGTGGAGGGCCACGACCCCCGCGACCCGGATCCGGTGGTCACGCGCTCCCCGAAGGAGGGGGAGCCGATGGCCGCCCTGGCCTTCAAGATCAGCAGCGACCCGCACCTGGGCCGGTTGACGTTCCTGCGCGTGTACTCGGGCCGGATCGACGCCGGTTCGCAGGTGTTCAACTCCCCCAAGGGGCGAAAGGAGCGGATCGGCAAGATCTACCGCATGCACGCCGACAAGCGCGAGGAGATCGCTTCGGTGGGCGCCGGCGACATCGTCGCCGTCATGGGTCTGAAGCAGACCGCCACCGGCGAGACCCTGTGCGACGCGAGCGCCCCCGTGGTGCTGGAGTCCATGGACTTCCCCGACCCGGTCATCGAGGTCTCGGTCGAACCCCGCTCCCAGTCGGACCTGGACCGGCTCGGCACGGCCATCGGGCGCTTCGTGGAGGAGGATCCGTCCTTGCGCGTGCACACCGACGCCGAGACCGGCCAGACCATCCTGGGCGGTATGGGCGAGCTGCAACTGGAGATGCTGGTGACACGGATGAGACGGGAGTTCAAGGTGGACGCCGGTGTGGGCCGCCCGCAGGTCTCCTACCGGGAGACCATCCGCCGAGCCGTGCGGGACGTGGACCACACGCACCGCAAGCAGACCGGTGGCAAGGGGCAGTTCGCGCGAGTGCGGATCGCCGTCGAGCCGATCGAGGGCGGCGGGTACGAGTTCGTCAGCCGGGTGACCGGCGGCCGGGTGCCGAAGGAGTTCGTGCCCTCGGTGGACGAGGGCTGCCGTGAGGCGATGCGCCGCGGGATCCTCGCGGGGTTCCCGATGACCGGTGTGCGCGTGACGCTGCTCGACGGGGCCTTCCACACGGAGGACTCGTCCGAGCTGGCGTTCCGCATCGCCGGCCTGGACGCCTTCAAGGAGGCGGCCTCGCGTGCGGAGCCGGTCCTGCTGGAGCCGGTGATGGACGTGGAGGTCACCACGCCCGAGGAGTACATGGGCGACGTGATCGGTGACCTCAACGCCCGTCGCGGCCGGGTCCAGGCGATGGCGGACCGGTACGGCGCCAAGGCGGTGTCGGCGGTGGTGCCGCTGTCGGAGATGTTCGGCTACGTGGGCGATCTGCGCAGCCGGTCGTCGGGCCGGGCGAACTTCACCATGGAGTTCACCTCGTACGCGCAGGTGCCCGAGGCGGTCGCCGACACGGTGATCGGCCGCGCCGCCTAG